A genome region from Gossypium hirsutum isolate 1008001.06 chromosome A04, Gossypium_hirsutum_v2.1, whole genome shotgun sequence includes the following:
- the LOC107948396 gene encoding F-box protein PP2-A15 codes for MGASLSRRTEGTNRTEMTPGLGDIPEGCLACVFMNLTPPEICNLARLNRAFRGAASSDSIWVKKLPTNFQDLLNLLPPERYQNMSKKDIFALLSRPVPFDDGYKEVWLDRVTGRVCMAISAKGMAITGIDDRRYWNRVATEESRFHIVAYLLQIWWFEVDGVVKFPLPADVYTLSFRIHLGRFSKRLGRRVSSFEHTHGWDIKPVRFELSTTDGQLASCECYLDDMEQDYENRNHKRGCWIEYKVGEFIVSNSETVTEVRFSMKQIDCTHSKGGLCVDSVFIIPTDLIDCKRRGILK; via the exons ATGGGTGCCTCCCTTTCCAGACGAACGGAAGGAACCAATAGGACCGAGATGACACCAGGATTGGGGGACATACCCGAGGGCTGCTTGGCCTGCGTTTTCATGAACTTGACGCCCCCGGAGATTTGCAATCTCGCCAGGTTGAATCGCGCCTTTAGAGGGGCTGCCTCCTCCGACTCCATCTGGGTAAAGAAGCTACCCACTAATTTTCAAGATCTGCTAAATTTGTTGCCTCCTGAGAGGTACCAGAACATGTCCAAGAAAGACATTTTTGCGCTTCTTTCTCGCCCGGTACCTTTTGATGATGGATATAAG GAAGTATGGCTAGACAGAGTGACAGGCAGGGTATGCATGGCAATATCTGCAAAAGGGATGGCAATTACTGGAATCGATGATCGGAGATATTGGAATAGGGTTGCTACTGAAGAATCTAG GTTCCATATTGTGGCCTATTTGCTGCAAATATGGTGGTTTGAAGTTGATGGAGTTGTGAAGTTCCCTCTTCCTGCTGATGTCTATACTCTGTCATTCAGGATTCACCTTGGAAGATTTTCCAAAAGGTTGGGAAGACGGGTGTCTAGTTTTGAGCACACCCATGGTTGGGACATAAAGCCTGTAAGATTTGAGTTGTCTACTACTGATGGTCAGCTAGCATCATGTGAGTGCTATTTAGATGATATGGAACAAGATTATGAAAATAGAAACCATAAACGAGGATGCTGGATAGAGTACAAGGTAGGTGAATTTATTGTCAGCAACTCAGAGACAGTCACCGAAGTCAGATTTTCCATGAAACAGATAGATTGCACACACTCTAAAGGAGGACTTTGTGTAGATTCTGTATTTATTATCCCCACTGATTTAATAGACTGTAAAAGGCGAGGGATTTTGAAATAG